GTTTCTTTCAGCTGGTTCCTCAGATCTGTTATCTGTCCAGATGTaatgatgatttatttattcagtttcagGGAAGGCAGGGAATTGCCTCCATCTGCTCCATCAGACATCGCTCTGAGGCCTTCCTCCAGGTTAGAGCGGGTATATTGGTGCATGTGTCTttatgtaaagtgtgtgtgtgaatgtatgcaAGTCTATAGTGGGTCTGTaattggatgtgtgtgtgtgtagcaccTGTGTGTAAACAGGTAAGTGTAACTGTTCTGTAGGTTTTCATTAGATGTGGCGCTGCTGTCGGTAAAAGAGGCAGCCTGTGGAATTAAAAGTGAATGAAGCGAAGATGAGCGAGGCTGCCTGCTTCTCATAACACTgccacaataataataataataataataataataatcgtGGCAATAATAACCTCAGCGCTCATTTAGACATCAATACTAATCACTCTCATTTGGaggacaataataataatcaggcTCATTTAGAGTGCCGTTTCTCCACAGAGGCTTTCACTGCCTTTGGGGTTGGTTGGTGCTTAACCTAATGATAATAGTCATGATTCATGGCTCAACTCTCCCTCCCTGCATGTTGCTTTCACtccacaggaacacaggaagtgtgtgtgtgtgtgtgtgtgtgtgtgtgtgtgtgtgtgtgttgggtagggagtgagagaggaagaCCGTGTAAGGAAACGAATCCGACAATTTACTTTCTAAAATAAATTTGATTTCTCTTTTCTGCCGTCTTGTTAGAAGTTTTTGCCATGCAATCACACACCTAAGAACCAAGAAATACCCAACAGGTCCAAGAAACCAACAGTCAGATGATCTCACTGCTCTATGCTTTATGTTTCATAATGAATAGTAATGTCCCACAAATCCAATTGTACATCCTTTAGCAACATGCAAAGTTTGGGACTAGCTGGAGGAGACCAAAATGGAGCTTAAAGGAGACAATATTGGTCTTACATTCACACAGGTTTCctttgaagtatatcttgtagcgatgtttgtgaagatgatgaagaagtctccggagacaccagcttgtatataataaggtttattacaacagcatagtatcagacaccaacacggcaaatacgaggttcccagagccaattgtggaagtccccccgaaatgtctctgtgcatgcaatttataggagaaatgtgtgtgtgaccaaatgtgatgttctataagaatgtgtacccaaataaggtgagctatacgttTGTACACCATGTCTTGCACGTaccaaataaggtgagatatacgtttgtctttttcttactcatccatggaggccttctgacatattccagaggtttgttatacaacctCCTGTTGTAcaacatcactctctgcactctctatgacctcagagagtaactaactgtgtatatgaacagatttaatacaccacacctTAATTAGTACTTTGAATAAATGCTTATTAGGCTCTTTGTAAATAAGCAACTGATTGCCAAGAAGACGTCATTCTTTTATATGTCAGTTCTGTGTTTACTGCTTGTTTTCACTGTTTTAAAGTGGCCAACAACAATAATCAGCTGCagcaattttaaaatgaatacaaatcaaagtGTCTtgggaaaaataacaaaaaaacatgagcaTTTGAAGGTAGGAAAAACTTCAGATGAAGCCAATGCAAAAGATAGAAGTGAATATGTACAATAAAGAGTCCACCTGTGTGGccaaagctaagctaacatctGTCCAGATTGGGAAACGGCGGTTTTGTGCATATAAACTCAGACTGCAGGAACATTTCCAGCATCAGATTTGTGCAAATAAAGAAAGGTACAAATCAAACTTTAGCTAGGGTAGCGTAGGTTGATAACTTCCTgcaggaaaatgttttcttaaagctAACAGCAGAGTTAAATGTTGAACGGAGACAATCAGTGTGTTGCTTAACTTCCCCATTTGATTTTTAGGCATTTTTATGTTAATTGAGTTCATATCAGTTTGTGTTCCGCCCGATCACTGTTGTAGGATGCAGGTTAATAGCACAGGAATGTAGGTGTTGCAGTAACGCTCTCTCAGCCCTTTTACAGCACTGTACGGTCATCTTGCAGACCTGAAAATATTCCCTTCTCTTTCTGATGTATTGCGTGCCGGCACATGGGACAGTCAGGCACTAATGTAATTCCTCACGAGTGGTGCTCATCTCATCTGGGCTCCAGCTTTGAACTCATGGCTCGGCGTGCTTTTCAGAACGAGACAGAAaatggagacagagggagagaattGTCCGGCACTGATtcgctgtaaaaaaaaaacctcggaCAGAAGATCATTTCTGCGCCGCTCGAGAAGATCAAAAGCTCTGCTGGCAGAGAGCGGGCGCGAGGGGAGATGCTATCGCCGGGCTCTCATTTCATTCACAGACGAGTGTGAAATGACTTCATCTGTTGTGTGGACTCACACTAGACACCATTATACACTACTGTACCCTgaacctccctccctcctgcacGCCGGCCGCTGCAGGCCAGAAACCACTGCAGCTGTGTCCTAATAACACATCTGTAAGGTATTGCTTTGTGTTTCCATTAGCCACACTCTCAGCTTTTACCTACATTGACACAAAGAATATTAAAGAGGCTGAATTTTTAGCACTAATTGCATTGTGATAAGCATTACACTGCTGTTAATTGCCTGTATAGAAGCAGCAGATCTTGAGCAACACAAAAAGTGAAAAGTGCTAATAAGAGGAGATCAGACCTCAAGTCCAAACTAGCTTCAGGCGCGGCGGAGCACATCATTACCACTCtgcacttaaaaaaagaaggaaaggcAGAATAAGCAGCAATTTGCTCAAACTTCTGAGCCTTAAACGCTTGAATAATTTAGTGCTGAATATTATAAATCCGCTTGATTATTTCAGGAACGACAACAAGCGGGTTTTTAGCgctgctgctctctcttttGGCGTCGCTGCTAATGGAGATCGCAGCACGCTTTGCAGGCACTCAAAGAAAGAAGTGTAAGAGCTTAATGAGATGATGAGACTCGACTTAACACAAgtattttcctcctctttcttcttgtCCCTTCATCCCTCGTCTTCCTATCCTCCTTCATTAAAACAGGAGTCCGGTGCTGTAACGCTGTGAAAGCTTTCGTCCTCgctgtctcctttctgtctgAATCTTTTTGTGTACTCttgtcttcatcctcctctctctcccttgaACACGCTGTTTAGCTGTTTAAGCTGATGACACAGAGAATATTGCATGTTGCAAAGCTgtttcaccacacacacacacacacacacacacacacacacacacacacacacacacacacacacacacacacacacacacacacacacacacacacacacacacacacacacacacacacacacacacacactcttgcccAGAGCAAAAGGCCCCAGGCAGTCTCTTTCCCGCTAGCCAGGGGCGATCATTCTGCCTCTATGATACTTTTAACTGTGAGATGTCAGGAAACATTaggcctttaaaaacacagctaCGATGCagtgcacacgcacacgcgcacgcacacacacacacacgcacacacacacacacacacacacacacacacacacacacacacacacacacacacacacacacacacacacacacacacacacaccagtttcATCCAGCTTCCTCCAAGGCCAGAACACTTATGTAATCCTCATGCTCaggaaaatgttatttctttgGAGTAAACAgctgtgatttatttatgatttgtCCGTCTTTTCCCCTTCTTTTAAATCGCCTTTATAGAGAAACAATCACACTTTAGATGTACCAGAAGTATCCATGTTTTATGATGCTTTTGTTCCAATGCACACGAgacagttaaaaacaaatatgagttagAAGGTCTTTGGACACAGACTTGAATTACTCTTGTGCAGATGATAGATACTGCTTGTTGCTCTTCTATAGAATCACTCAGTTTTTTGTCTACCATTAGTTGGTCTTTGCCAACTTTATAGTGGAGATCACagctatagagctcctgcggtcacgtgacttttggttgggagccaccattttggcagtcaacatgaccaccggtgccagtgttttcttaccgagcgagtatacttctcattttaattcaagtgaaattcggctttatagtacaaaattagagagattaaatataagcgacccatataattcacccggtgtgcttttcaagagcataacctcctgctctgaagacgatgtacccgacttgcgctacgcagacatccacagctatcttgtaagctttccatcagtgtactcaggagactccctcagagcgtacaaaagcttggaggcttacaaatggtgtcagtccggcttcgtaaacaacattcaactgtggagtcttacatccaaaaacttcggcatcatcactgcaagggtaagtattaaattattccagtttgataggcagtgtcacgttagcattgtttgtttattagcttggctagctacggaagtgtcacgttagcatgttttttagcttggatagctactgcagtgcatctgtaacttgctagtttgtatttttgatcgtactcaaccaaagtggctggcgttttttacctttatttatctgttttggaatttcatataggttaatcactcccaaaggcttaatgaaagtcaactaaagccatgggtggtggtgaggaacgacggtgttgtgctgggagcccactgcaactgcacagcgggactcggggagagctgctctcatgtgtcagctgttctcttcagtctgtggggaaaaaacaacgcaAGGCACGAGGAGATCAGCTGCACatccaaaaaatgcaagtgGGCCTCTCCCAGTGAGGATGCTGCGAAGAATGTGGAGTACCTGCAGGGCAAGGACATCATATTCAACCatactcaacaaaataaaaaggggaattccACCAAGGGTACCTCTGCGCCCCCATCTTTCCCAcccctgactgctgctgagcaaacacagttcTACCAAAATCTCTCACAGTGCCGGACTCAAGATGGGAAgtcctgcagacctgcagtCCTGTCAGTTGTTCGCGGGTACGCCACATCCTATGTACCCAAGGCTGTCAAGCTAGATTTACCTGAACCCCTTACCAGTCTGTATGACAAGAAGGCAAGAGACCTGAACCTGGCTGAATTACAAGAGCGTGCAGAAGGAATATTTGAGGACTTGACTGTCAGTGAGACAGTGAGAAAAGAAGTCACAAGAAACAAGTGAGAAGCGAatcaaaaaggtttattttctgttgacgCACAAATTCATCACTCAAAGGGCACCACAGAATCAGGTACATTTGTTAGTCCACAACATACACTCACAATTTTATCAAGATAAGtaacatcattttctttctctatgtcTGTGAAAGTTATTGGCACAGTGCTTTGTAAGATAGTATATTTCTGACGAAGTACTCCTATGACTCTTTCGATGTGAATCCTTAAAGAGGCTAGAGATCTTGTATTCTCTATGTCAGCAGGATctaactgtgtttttccacGAGTAAATGCTGGAATTTTTAATTCAGCCTGACACCTTTCAACAGACTCTTTCACCAGAAACCCCCTGTCTGCCAAAACAACATCCCCTGGGAGAATATTAGGTAAAAAAGTACTGTGTTCTGTAATGAACTTATCACTGGTGCGACCTCCCCATCcagtagaaatgaaacaaattgaacCTTGAGGGCAAAtggcaattaaatatttcatggtgtgatgtgatttgTATCTTGAGTAACACTGCGCACTGGGTCGCAATCTACTTGGTTTCtctagaaatatttcaaagcaatcaaTGATACAAACAGTCTTCTCGTAGTCACCATTTCTAAATACATATGGAAGAGATGTTCTTAAAGATTCTCTTTCAGGCCACACCACTAGGCTTGGCACCAGTCTACAATACATCAaattaacacagtttttgaaGTGCCTGGAGACAGTAGTTGGGtcgatgccaaaataaaaacccaaaaagtcaaatgttaagttcattcgaagcttcatcaaagtcaacatgtattgttgaaaacatgttattgatgatttaactttgagaaatggagccagatattgaaaaatggtCATGAGACATGCATAGGTTGCCAGCCCAGTGAGGACATTcacctttttatcattgttatttaaactaatctctgtcagggtcttcctattaatcttttcccttaacaacacattttcagcccttAGAGCTTGGCATTCTTGCTCAAGACTCTGAATGCGGGTACAGCAGGTTTCAGAGGTGCATGGTGGTGTTACTGGTTCAGGCTGGACAGGATCATCGGCTGAGTCTTCCAACGGATCTGTGATGGGGGGCTCCTTCAAAGGCTCTGTGATATGGTCTTCTGGGGCTGCATCAGTTGAtgtcctgatgaaaacacagaagcagcaaaataagctttcatgcatacaatactgatggcagtttgacatgtttacatgtttacagtttgacatgtttaatggaaatcatatgatattagccttcattaaatgactggtgtgacgttattgtttataaccatatcacggcagttaactatttgaaataaaataatctgaataacacaccgatcacaagtagacccaacatgtaatcagacaggagtttgatctacccacctttgacggatggcttctgcagatatctttgcctgctctactttgtgcagtttagccttctgccttctgttaaaaacctccagtctcgttttatgtctcctcttctctggagatggaaggtaatcgaaaattgaggggataaaatccggactcaacggattatcactctttctccctacaaaataagaaggaatatttcaacacgggtttgtttaccactagcttgctacaagctaacttgctaactggctaggctgcgccagagccacacttgttgagttaaaaagggacatcacagtgtccgttagctataataactgggtgctacttcttaaattaaactaattaaatttaattaaactgaccagaaactttttgtagcattgtactgtattccttcacccacctgatatgaagtgatcactgcataagcgaaagccaacggccggggggtcccatctttcagtctttttctgaaggctcctggctcttttaatcgctccaatccacttctccctcctctccgcgtctttaggaatgcgataatacgatacacctttctttttcccacgcctatttgtgcaacctggtgcacagcagttatccaccatccttgacagtctgccagtgcctgtcaatttactgccgcgatgactgccaaaatggctgcccctgtcgtatctcgtcacgtgaccagcatatatgacatcatctgcaggagctctctgAGAGCTCAGCTGGAAACAACTTTCAAATAGAGTCTAATAAATACTAAGAGGGCTTTAAAACAACTTGGACGCAGCTCTCAAACACAGTTTAGCCTAAATGAAGATCAATCTGTACCCAATCATCCTTTAGTGGATCCACATATTGTTGGTGTAATATAACCAGCCAgaagtttaaataaagcaaagcaTCCTTTCTgaattgttgttgctgttgcaaATTATGTGAAGGCTTTCCTCAAACAGCCAGGTACTTGAGTTTATAGCAcatgttcaaaaatgtataaaaagttACCTTTTCTAGCCATGGTTGTAGGGACAGAGCGTCCAGTTGGGCCAAAGCCATCTTGACCACAGTGTGTTAAACGTCCCCTACTATACTCTTTTTCACAATATACTCTAGGTCTCAGATGTACCCAAAACATGTCTCTGGAGAGCGGATAGCATCCCATAAAGCCTTCTTGTTCAGCCCTGTTCATGAAGCGCTGATTCTGcatctgtagctttaaatgctaatgagctgttgttggccacgcccctctgagagatgattggtttaaaaaaacacaatggcgctctaggaggagattcaggtgataaggtgggcggggttaccttggttggttattggccaATGGTTGCACAACACAAAAAGACATTGTGATATCACAAAATCTGATTAGCTCATTTTCGACAGGTTTTTATAGAAATGGGAGACTTTTCCAAAATCCtcaacacagaggggacacatatttatatatagatagCATGACAaggtggattttgcataataggtgaccttttaCGATTTATCAGTCACATGACTTATTAGTTTGACTAATTTCTTTGGCTTTCTCTGGGATTTGTGATAATAAGGACAATATGTAATATATGTCTTATTATTTACCGCAGTCTTCAGTGAAACCCTCTCTACAGTGGCAGTGGTGGATATAatagaatataaagaatatattcTGAACTGTAGCTACTACTTGCCACATCCAACCTGCTGGATTCTCCATACAGCTGGATgttctgcacttttttttaaatgatgtgtatGGCAGTAGTGATGCAAGATGAATACCACATTGCAGTAATGTCCGAGAGTCAGTGAACTCACCCCCCTCTCTGCCTTTATTTCCCATCTTCCTCTACTCAAAAGCacacagaaatgtattaaaatgtaatgtacgTCCAGTGAAACAAGGCATTTCATTATCATTTGTGATTATCTGAACATATAGTTtgttgagtttgtttgtttagatGATCAGTTAAGATGTGTGTTTGGTGCATCTGGCAGTCTTTGAGCCTCTGAGAACTGCAAAGAGAGGACAGAGTGTCTCAgagttttaataataaaacatctgaCATCAGGCTTTAGAGGGCTCTGCACTGGGATACTCGGTGCATCCTTCCAATAACTTGCGTATTCTCCTCCAAAATCAGGGAGGGATCTCTCTGTGAGCAGAGACTCAGTCAGAGTGAGTCTGCACAGCTCATCTCAGATATTAGCGTTTaatgaaatgcacatttttttccatttagtttGAAACGTTTCCAAATCCGGGGAAATACAGGGATGTCCCATGTTTTGATTTGCTctttattagtttgttttcttttcattcattcTCTGTTCTCCACTTAAGGTTTCAATCTGTCCACTTTGAGCCCTGCGTGCCAAGCGGCTGTGAGGACCAGCTGTGTGCTTTCAGTGTGTGAATTCAGGTTTGCAGGCCTCTGTG
The sequence above is drawn from the Eleginops maclovinus isolate JMC-PN-2008 ecotype Puerto Natales chromosome 15, JC_Emac_rtc_rv5, whole genome shotgun sequence genome and encodes:
- the LOC134876519 gene encoding uncharacterized protein LOC134876519 — its product is MTTGASVFLPSEYTSHFNSSEIRLYSTKLERLNISDPYNSPGVLFKSITSCSEDDVPDLRYADIHSYLVSFPSVYSGDSLRAYKSLEAYKWCQSGFVNNIQLWSLTSKNFGIITARVNHSQRLNESQLKPWVVVRNDGVVLGAHCNCTAGLGESCSHVSAVLFSLWGKNNARHEEISCTSKKCKWASPSEDAAKNVEYLQGKDIIFNHTQQNKKGNSTKGTSAPPSFPPLTAAEQTQFYQNLSQCRTQDGKSCRPAVLSVVRGYATSYVPKAVKLDLPEPLTSLYDKKARDLNLAELQERAEGIFEDLTVSETVRKEVTRNK